The proteins below are encoded in one region of Halalkalicoccus jeotgali B3:
- a CDS encoding HesB/IscA family protein, translating into MSTETTTGADPEIQVSPTAAEQALSLLEGEDLDTGVAGLRLFVQQGGCAGLSYGMRFDDEPEDDDTIYEHHGLRVFVDPASMRYIEGSVLDYESGLQGAGFHVENPNVVSECGCGESFRT; encoded by the coding sequence ATGAGCACCGAGACCACCACCGGGGCGGATCCGGAGATCCAGGTCTCCCCGACGGCCGCAGAGCAGGCACTCAGTCTGCTGGAGGGCGAAGACCTCGATACCGGCGTCGCGGGCCTGCGACTGTTCGTCCAGCAGGGCGGCTGTGCTGGCCTCTCGTATGGAATGCGTTTCGACGACGAACCGGAAGACGACGACACCATCTACGAGCACCACGGCCTACGCGTGTTCGTCGACCCCGCGAGCATGCGGTATATCGAGGGCAGCGTCCTCGATTACGAGTCCGGCCTGCAGGGTGCGGGCTTTCACGTCGAGAACCCGAACGTCGTCAGCGAGTGTGGCTGCGGGGAGTCCTTTAGAACGTAG
- a CDS encoding dodecin, translating into MVFKKVTLVGTSTESFDDAADNAIERAQNTLENVYWAEVDEFGVELKNVDEPEYQATLEVAFEVED; encoded by the coding sequence ATGGTATTCAAAAAGGTCACGCTGGTCGGGACGAGCACCGAGAGCTTCGACGACGCCGCCGACAACGCGATCGAACGTGCCCAGAACACCCTCGAGAACGTCTACTGGGCGGAGGTCGATGAGTTCGGCGTCGAACTCAAGAACGTCGACGAACCCGAGTATCAGGCGACCCTCGAAGTCGCCTTCGAAGTCGAGGACTGA
- a CDS encoding SHOCT domain-containing protein, whose amino-acid sequence MDAEDRDALLILGTILVLVIVLPLLILEAPWVLALAMVLVAGYWWETRRNPVSVILEAVRDDQAADSRDRLDPATDDPLTVLRERYARGEISDEEFERRLDRLLETETESLSRERSRIYER is encoded by the coding sequence ATGGATGCCGAGGACAGGGACGCGCTGTTGATCCTCGGGACGATCCTCGTTCTCGTGATCGTTCTCCCCCTCCTGATCCTCGAGGCGCCCTGGGTGCTCGCGCTCGCGATGGTCCTCGTAGCGGGCTACTGGTGGGAGACGAGGCGAAATCCCGTTTCCGTGATCCTCGAGGCCGTCCGGGACGATCAAGCGGCCGACTCACGGGATCGACTGGATCCTGCTACTGACGACCCCCTCACCGTGCTCCGCGAGCGCTACGCCCGCGGGGAGATCAGCGACGAGGAGTTCGAACGCCGCCTCGACCGCCTGCTCGAAACCGAAACTGAGTCGCTGTCCCGCGAGCGCTCGCGGATCTACGAGCGGTGA
- a CDS encoding helix-turn-helix domain-containing protein, with amino-acid sequence MDLQHDTLVTALSAGYYGIPRDLSMKELAGELGITPQALSNRLRRGHGTLVENALTVTCPHDEEET; translated from the coding sequence ATCGACCTCCAACACGACACCCTCGTTACCGCGCTGTCGGCCGGCTACTACGGGATCCCACGCGACCTCTCGATGAAGGAACTGGCCGGAGAACTCGGAATCACCCCACAGGCGCTCTCGAATCGGCTCCGACGGGGCCACGGGACGCTGGTCGAAAACGCCCTCACCGTCACTTGCCCCCATGACGAGGAGGAAACGTAG
- the hisD gene encoding histidinol dehydrogenase, with protein MNVQSIADLGPERRRALFERDAGIEAIRGDVGEIVERVREEGDVAVREFCREFDAVDVGNLDITDAAERAFEAVDADTRAAIETAAENVWEFHERQLPEDWREEFAEGRELGRRFRPLDRVGVYVPGGAAAYPSSALMGVIPATVAGVETICVATPPAEEINPVTLAAIHAAGADEVYSVGGAQAIGALAYGTESVTRVQKVVGPGNRWVTAAKAEVRGDCEIDFLAGPSEVLVIADETAEPAFVASDLLAQAEHDENASVVAVTTDRAVAEAIAREVDERAADRDRRETIEAALEQDASGVFAARSMSEAIAFAEAYAAEHLSIQADGDEAVLDRIDSAGSVFLGPYTPVAAGDYASGTNHVLPTNGLAKVTGGLSIEQFLRASTVQRLSPGGLDSLSDTIDTLARAEGLEAHAESVAVRSRERAEREGEGGEERDPLGE; from the coding sequence ATGAACGTCCAGTCCATCGCCGATCTGGGTCCCGAGCGTCGCCGCGCGCTGTTCGAGCGCGACGCCGGCATCGAGGCGATCCGGGGCGACGTCGGGGAGATCGTCGAGCGCGTCCGTGAGGAGGGTGACGTCGCAGTCCGGGAGTTCTGCCGGGAGTTCGACGCGGTCGACGTGGGTAACCTCGATATTACCGACGCCGCCGAGCGCGCCTTCGAGGCGGTCGATGCCGACACGCGGGCGGCGATCGAGACCGCCGCGGAGAACGTCTGGGAGTTTCACGAGCGCCAACTCCCCGAAGACTGGCGCGAGGAGTTCGCCGAGGGGCGCGAACTCGGACGACGGTTCCGGCCCCTCGATCGGGTCGGCGTCTACGTCCCCGGCGGGGCGGCGGCCTACCCTTCGAGCGCGCTGATGGGGGTGATCCCCGCGACCGTCGCGGGCGTCGAGACGATCTGCGTCGCGACCCCGCCCGCAGAGGAGATCAACCCCGTGACGCTGGCGGCGATCCACGCCGCGGGCGCCGACGAGGTCTACAGCGTCGGGGGCGCACAGGCGATCGGGGCGCTGGCCTACGGGACCGAGTCGGTCACACGAGTCCAGAAGGTCGTCGGCCCCGGCAACCGCTGGGTGACGGCCGCGAAAGCCGAGGTTCGGGGCGACTGCGAGATCGACTTCCTTGCAGGCCCGAGCGAGGTGCTCGTGATCGCGGACGAAACAGCCGAGCCGGCGTTCGTCGCGAGCGATCTGCTCGCCCAGGCCGAACACGACGAGAACGCCTCGGTGGTCGCCGTCACGACCGACCGGGCGGTCGCCGAGGCGATCGCCCGCGAGGTCGACGAGCGGGCCGCCGACCGCGATCGCCGAGAAACGATCGAGGCGGCGCTCGAACAGGACGCCAGCGGCGTTTTTGCCGCCCGTTCGATGAGCGAGGCGATCGCCTTCGCCGAGGCGTACGCCGCCGAACACCTCTCGATACAGGCCGATGGGGATGAGGCCGTTCTGGATCGGATCGACAGCGCCGGGAGCGTCTTTCTGGGACCGTACACCCCCGTCGCAGCGGGCGATTACGCAAGCGGCACGAACCACGTCCTGCCGACTAACGGGCTCGCAAAGGTCACCGGCGGCCTGTCGATCGAGCAGTTCCTTCGTGCGAGTACGGTCCAGCGCCTCTCGCCCGGTGGCCTCGACTCGCTCTCGGATACGATCGACACTCTCGCGCGTGCGGAGGGCCTCGAAGCCCACGCCGAGAGCGTCGCCGTCCGGTCGCGCGAGCGGGCCGAACGCGAGGGGGAGGGCGGGGAGGAGCGCGATCCGCTCGGAGAGTAG